The DNA window GAAAGGCTAGTAGTGCAATAACAAACAGACGTTGAAGACATGACGAATCCACCGCGAAACAGGAATTGAATCTTGGCTAGAATCATTGTCGTTACCTCAGGAAAAGGCGGCGTTGGCAAAACCACCACCAGCGCTTCAATCAGCACCGGGCTTGCCAAACGGGGCTTCAAAACAGTTGTGATCGACTTCGACGTAGGTCTGCGTAACCTAGACCTGATCATGAACTGCGAACGCCGGGTGGTGTACGATTTTGTCAACGTTATTCAGGGCGAAGCCACACTGAATCAGGCCCTGATCAAAGACAAGCGGGTCGAGACGCTGTTCATTCTTCCGGCCTCACAAACCCGCGAAAAAGAAGCTCTGACAAAAGAAGGCGTTGAAAAAGTTATCAACGAACTTTCTGAAACCTTCGATTACATCATTTGCGACTCCCCGGCGGGTATCGAGCACGGCGCACTGATGGCGCTTTATTACGCCGATGAAGCCATTGTGGTCACTAATCCGGAGGTTTCCTCCGTTCGCGACTCCGACAGAATCCTCGGCATTATGCAGAGCAAGTCCCGCCGCGCCGAGATGGGTCAAGACCCTCTCAAAGAACACCTGCTGCTGACTCGTTACAACCCCGGCCGTGTAGAGCGCGGCGAAATGCTGTCCGTAGAAGACGTCGAAGAAATTCTGGCTATCCCCCTGCTTGGGGTTATCCCGGAAAGCCAGATTGTCTTGAACGCCTCTAACCAAGGCCTTCCCGTTATTCTTGAAGAAGAAAGCGACGCCGGACAAGCCTATGACGATGCCGTAGCGCGACTTCTGGGCGAGGAGCGTGAACACCGCTTCATGACCGCACAGAAGAAAGGTTTCTTCTCACGGATGTTCAAGGGGGGCTAAGGGATGAGTTTCCTAGATTATTTCAGAAACAGTAAAAGTAAAAACTCGGCCAACGTTGCCAAAGAGCGGTTGCAAATCATCGTAGCGCACGAACGCGGCCAAAGGGGGCAGCCAGATTACCTCCCCCAGATGCAGCAAGAACTGCTTGCAGTCATACGTAAATACGTGCAAATCAGTGATGACATGGTGCAGGTCGAAGTTGACCGCAACGACAGCTGTTCAGTCCTGGAGCTGAACGTTACCCTGCCGGAGCAATAACACCTGCGCCCGCCTTACCAGCGGGCGAAGTGGTCTTCCATCAATCCCCGTAGTCCCGCTACGGGGATTTTTTTGCCCGACGCATCTTCCACCGTACCCTCAAAGGTTCCGACAAACTGGCGAAAGTTGGACGCCAGAATCCCCGCATTCAACTTCTCTTTGCGCACACCCGAGGGGACAAACGACAGCTCGACTTTTCCGTCCTCGGTCGTCACACGCCACTTGGTGTCCTGCTGATACCGGCTGAACTCGAACCGGGCTGCTCCCAGCGCAAAACGCTGGCCATCCAACCAGAGCGCGTTTTCCGTCATACCCGTTTCGTTAACACCCGCCGCCAAATTCAGACCCACAGCCACGCCTTCTTCATTCTGACCCGCCAGGCAAGCCCAATTCCACGCGGTTTCCCGGCGCATGAAACCACAACTCCAGTCGATCGAACCCCGGCTTTGCTGATCCGTTCGCCAAATCTGTTGCCCCCAGCGCACTTCGCCTTCTACCGGCAAGCCGGCAGACTTACGGGTGAACACCCAACCCGTGTACCCCGCAGGACACACTAACCGATGAGGATCCTTGTCATCGGTCAGCTCCAAATCAACTTCAATGTTACCCGGCGCGCTCACCCGCACATTCCGGCCACCGGCTGAAGGTTTGATAGACAGTGACACATCCCCCTTTCTGAAACACGCCTCGCCGCGCTCCGGATAGGGTTCAATCGCGGTGTTGCGGGCCAAGGGCTGGAGGAACGATTGTTCGAACATCTGCCCCGATTCAAAATCGAACAGATAGAAAAAGCCGGATCCGACCAGCTTCAAATCGACAATGGCCATTCCAAATACCCAACCCGGCGACATCGCGCTGACAAACTGAAACTGGT is part of the Marinobacter sp. JH2 genome and encodes:
- the minD gene encoding septum site-determining protein MinD, yielding MARIIVVTSGKGGVGKTTTSASISTGLAKRGFKTVVIDFDVGLRNLDLIMNCERRVVYDFVNVIQGEATLNQALIKDKRVETLFILPASQTREKEALTKEGVEKVINELSETFDYIICDSPAGIEHGALMALYYADEAIVVTNPEVSSVRDSDRILGIMQSKSRRAEMGQDPLKEHLLLTRYNPGRVERGEMLSVEDVEEILAIPLLGVIPESQIVLNASNQGLPVILEEESDAGQAYDDAVARLLGEEREHRFMTAQKKGFFSRMFKGG
- the minE gene encoding cell division topological specificity factor MinE; this encodes MSFLDYFRNSKSKNSANVAKERLQIIVAHERGQRGQPDYLPQMQQELLAVIRKYVQISDDMVQVEVDRNDSCSVLELNVTLPEQ
- a CDS encoding DUF2804 domain-containing protein — protein: MTQKKLIDPKGRIAPGLLSEPVDIINYMDYDLRTVMDKPRTRLARQWRFNQFQFVSAMSPGWVFGMAIVDLKLVGSGFFYLFDFESGQMFEQSFLQPLARNTAIEPYPERGEACFRKGDVSLSIKPSAGGRNVRVSAPGNIEVDLELTDDKDPHRLVCPAGYTGWVFTRKSAGLPVEGEVRWGQQIWRTDQQSRGSIDWSCGFMRRETAWNWACLAGQNEEGVAVGLNLAAGVNETGMTENALWLDGQRFALGAARFEFSRYQQDTKWRVTTEDGKVELSFVPSGVRKEKLNAGILASNFRQFVGTFEGTVEDASGKKIPVAGLRGLMEDHFARW